The DNA segment CGCGACCGCTATTTGCTTCTGCTACCACCATTAACTTTCTGCTCCAGGGATTGTATGAATGTTGAGTTCTTTAGGTTTTTGGGCATCGTGGGGATGAGTCGGCCCAGCGTAAACTTTCAGTTTAGTGAATAACTGCTTACCCAGGCTATTTTTGGGTAGCATACCTTTGACAGCGTGTTCCACGATTCTTTCTGGTAAACGCTGTTGCAGTTTGGCAAAGGTTTCTGTCTTCATCCCACCAGGACGACCAGAGTGACGACGATAAAGTTTCTGAGTACGTTTCTTGCCTGTAACTGCTACTTTTTTAGCATTTACAACAATCACGAAGTCACCTGTATCTAGGTGTGG comes from the Nostoc sp. PCC 7120 = FACHB-418 genome and includes:
- the rplM gene encoding 50S ribosomal protein L13; protein product: MSKTYLPPQESLERDWYVVDATDKRLGRLASEIAMILRGKNKAHYTPHLDTGDFVIVVNAKKVAVTGKKRTQKLYRRHSGRPGGMKTETFAKLQQRLPERIVEHAVKGMLPKNSLGKQLFTKLKVYAGPTHPHDAQKPKELNIHTIPGAES